In a genomic window of Athene noctua chromosome 24, bAthNoc1.hap1.1, whole genome shotgun sequence:
- the LOC141970009 gene encoding interferon alpha-inducible protein 27-like protein 2A isoform X2 — MDFVGSVIGATAGIGIAVALVPAGLGALGFTAAGITAGSVAAKMMSLTALANGGQVASGSLVAIAQSVGAAGVSKAVTAALSATGAVIGGSFYNTTDPQ, encoded by the exons ATGG ATTTTGTTGGTTCCGTCATCGGGGCGACCGCAGGGATCG GAATCGCTGTGGCTCTGGTGCCAGCAGGCCTGGGGGCTCTGGGCTTCACCGCGGCGGGCATCACGGCCGGATCCGTGGCTGCCAAGATGATGTCTCTCACTGCCCTGGCCAACGGCGGGCAGGTGGCCTCCGGGAGCCTGGTGGCCATAGCCCAGTCAGTCG gggCAGCAGGAGTCTCCAAGGCTGTGACGGCTGCCCTGTCAGCCACGGGGGCTGTCATCGGGGGGTCCTTCTATAACACCACGGACCCCCAGTGA
- the LOC141970009 gene encoding interferon alpha-inducible protein 27-like protein 2A isoform X1 has translation MLQAPADEPEESCGKVKASGEASSCSCRVSPLPPAQPAPGRCHLQDRPGLGGTHRTLPPASAPPTSMDFVGSVIGATAGIGIAVALVPAGLGALGFTAAGITAGSVAAKMMSLTALANGGQVASGSLVAIAQSVGAAGVSKAVTAALSATGAVIGGSFYNTTDPQ, from the exons ATGCTGCAAGCTCCTGCGGACGAGCCGGAGGAGTCCTGTGGCAAAGTCAAGGCGAGCGGGGAAGCGTCGTCGTGCTCGTGCCGGGTGTCCCCGCTGCCGCCAGCCCAGCCCGCACCCGGCCGGTGTCACCTCCAGGACC GACCAGGATTAGGCGGGACCCATCGCACCCTCCCTCCGGCATCTGCCCCCCCAACCTCCATGG ATTTTGTTGGTTCCGTCATCGGGGCGACCGCAGGGATCG GAATCGCTGTGGCTCTGGTGCCAGCAGGCCTGGGGGCTCTGGGCTTCACCGCGGCGGGCATCACGGCCGGATCCGTGGCTGCCAAGATGATGTCTCTCACTGCCCTGGCCAACGGCGGGCAGGTGGCCTCCGGGAGCCTGGTGGCCATAGCCCAGTCAGTCG gggCAGCAGGAGTCTCCAAGGCTGTGACGGCTGCCCTGTCAGCCACGGGGGCTGTCATCGGGGGGTCCTTCTATAACACCACGGACCCCCAGTGA